The following proteins come from a genomic window of Pieris napi chromosome 15, ilPieNapi1.2, whole genome shotgun sequence:
- the LOC125056501 gene encoding amphoterin-induced protein 1-like, whose translation MADKCWEKWLRISLLSLTISMTVTDFTTECQRPCDCRWQSGNKAAICSNSSLKVVPANLSSDIQILDLSNNNLLQLHQEAFKRVGLSNLKKLFLRDCSLETIHKSAFATLAIMIELDISKNKIRFLHPDTFRSTEKLRLINLNNNLIDKLEDGLFRNLKYLQKVEVSNNRIVRIGTKAFVNLPQLKILRIDGNNLRHMKPETLMALRNLSGLDLHNNPWRCDCNLQTFRDWVISHNLYTPPTSCAEPAATRSKLWNELDSSNFACRPTILEPLPDSTFKSYDENVTLICKVVGNPTPEVIWKFNGRTIELRSFGEIRYVVTDNSLDLIRWVNLTILHARYTDRGNYTCVAENPGGADEKTLTLVLSKYSGAGTIAGMEADSFAIMVGSLTAIVIIFGAVITLCHCTTNSSEMKRLIKTDTRSSNGDALIEGSVASEPEKLVKSEIVIKANKKYDATLTSQATEMSELNKTLLDTDTVLAVEENHRQEELSIHKELLIDRIANDPQTYPPDLLSIPLRSTAQSSSAASHDRQSPKSPNYDVISISPALYSRLQAANIFMSPKGYVTLPRRLPYESDLRPFSTLNGVIPYYENFNTKMFGGTYYSLNKSDMDIGPVKMRFEEEPAPSPAPGTPHATIPRNSVSSPNIHNQLLVSQRAEKTLKINLENEIKDRVRANIVGASLRTSGHRKRNSCDLNNYLAVDNATQV comes from the exons ATGGCTGACAAATGTTGGGAAAAATGGCTGAGGATATCCCTTTTATCGCTCACCATCTCCATGACTGTTACTGACTTTACGACAGAATGCCAGCGCCCTTGTGACTGTCGGTGGCAGTCCGGCAATAAGGCTGCAATCTGCTCAAACTCAAGCCTTAAAGTCGTACCCGCCAACCTAAGTAGCGATATCCAAATATTAGATCTCTCCAATAATAATCTTCTCCAGTTACACCAAGAAGCCTTCAAACGAGTAGGCCTAAGCAATCTCAAAAAACTCTTCTTAAGAGACTGTAGCTTAGAAACTATACATAAATCAGCATTCGCTACATTAGCCATAATGATAGAGTTagatatatctaaaaataaaatacgattCCTTCATCCAGACACGTTCCGGAGCACCGAGAAACTAAGATTGATAaacttaaacaataatttgatCGACAAATTGGAGGACGGACTGTTTCGAaacttaaaatacttacagaaAGTCGAAGTGAGCAATAATAGAATCGTCCGAATCGGCACAAAGGCCTTCGTAAACTTACCGCAGTTAAAGATTCTTAGAATCGACGGTAACAATCTGAGGCACATGAAACCCGAAACTTTAATGGCTTTAAGAAACTTGTCCGGCCTAGACTTACATAATAATCCCTGGCGATGTGATTGCAATTTACAAACGTTTCGGGATTGGGTGATAAGTCACAATTTATATACTCCCCCAACTTCATGTGCGGAGCCTGCTGCAACCCGCTCCAAACTTTGGAACGAATTAGATTCGTCAAACTTCGCCTGTCGGCCTACCATATTAGAGCCCTTGCCAGATTCCACGTTCAAAAGTTATGACGAAAACGTGACTCTGATTTGTAAAGTTGTCGGTAACCCTACTCCAGAAGTCATATGGAAATTTAACGGGAGAACTATTGAGCTGAGGTCGTTTGGGGAAATCCGGTATGTTGTTACTGACAACTCACTAGATCTTATAAGATGGGTTAATCTCACGATCCTCCACGCTAGATATACCGATAGAGGAAATTACACGTGTGTAGCAGAAAACCCAGGTGGTGCAGATGAAAAAACATTGACTTTAGTGTTATCTAAGTATAGTGGAGCAGGAACCATAGCTGGCATGGAAGCGGACTCTTTTGCAATAATGGTTGGGAGTCTCACAgcgatagtaataatttttggGGCAGTTATAACTCTTTGCCACTGTACAACAAATAGCAGTGAAATGAAAAGACTGATTAAAACAGATACACGTTCATCGAATGGTGATGCACTTATAGAAGGCTCTGTTGCGTCTGAGCCTGAGAAACTAGTTAAAAGTGAAATAGTTATTAAAGCTAATAAGAAATACGACGCGACGCTGACCAGCCAAGCAACAGAAATGTCGGAATTGAACAAGACTCTACTGGATACCGATACTGTTTTAg CTGTAGAAGAAAATCACCGACAGGAGGAACTATCAATACATAAAGAGCTGCTAATAGATCGAATAGCGAATGACCCACAGACATATCCACCCGATCTACTCTCAATACCTCTTAGATCAACCGCTCAGAGCTCTTCAGCTGCATCACATGACAGACAGAGTCCAAAATCACCCAACTACGACGTCATAAGCATCAGCCCGGCATTGTACAGCCGCTTGCAAGCTGCCAACATCTTCATGAGTCCAAAAGGATACGTGACATTACCAAGAAGATTACCATATGAGAGTGATTTACGACCATTCTCCACACTCAATGGCGTTATACCATATTACGAAAACTTTAATACAAAGATGTTTGGAGGAACATATTACAGTTTAAACAAGAGTGATATGGATATCGGTCCTGTGAAGATGAGGTTTGAGGAAGAACCAGCGCCATCGCCAGCACCTGGAACACCTCATGCCACGATACCCAGAAACAGTGTTAGTTCCCCCAACATCCACAACCAGTTACTGGTGTCCCAAAGAGCAGAGAAGactcttaaaattaatcttgaaaatgaaattaaggATAGAGTGCGAGCGAACATAGTTGGTGCTAGTTTAAGAACAAGTGGGCATAGGAAAAGAAATTCGTGTgacttaaataattacttgGCTGTTGACAATGCTACACAAGTATAG